From Salinirubellus salinus, the proteins below share one genomic window:
- the lysA gene encoding diaminopimelate decarboxylase: MADENPAVRRLSDWEPEPLRDIADEYGTPLYVQDVGRVRENAVRLREAFPDADIAYAVKANTTHAVLSALERAGIAAECASAGEVQRSLDAGFPPERIRYTAVNPPDVDLDHVCALDGVDELTITVGARDTLDRVAERGFDGPLCVRVNPGVGAGHHAKVSTGAEPKFGVPYDRAADLCRKAADRGFDLVGVHAHAGSGISGEDLSAHRELVARMGELTREIADLDPEFVAVGGGFGVPYRESEEPLDLTRVAAATREAIGETDARLAIEPGRYFVADAGVLLTTVNTVKPTPETTVVGIDAGMTTLLRPAMYDAYHAVRSLEPDLPRKDPVSCELSGPVCETADVLGRDRTLPDPTRGDLLAIGNAGAYGYEMASTYNSRPRPAVVSLDGTLVSLSVERERLSNLTALERSAGDSDGSAVDGERDADGGTNQW, from the coding sequence ATGGCCGACGAGAACCCCGCCGTCCGGCGACTGTCCGACTGGGAACCCGAGCCGCTCCGCGACATAGCGGACGAGTACGGCACCCCGCTGTACGTGCAGGACGTAGGACGGGTCCGCGAGAACGCCGTCCGGCTCCGCGAGGCGTTCCCCGACGCCGACATCGCGTACGCGGTGAAGGCGAACACCACCCACGCGGTGCTCTCGGCGCTCGAGCGCGCCGGTATCGCCGCCGAGTGTGCCTCGGCGGGCGAGGTCCAGCGCTCGCTGGACGCGGGGTTCCCGCCGGAGCGAATCCGGTACACCGCCGTGAACCCGCCCGACGTGGACCTCGACCACGTCTGCGCGCTCGACGGCGTGGACGAGCTGACCATCACGGTCGGCGCGCGCGACACGCTGGACCGGGTGGCCGAGCGGGGGTTCGACGGGCCACTCTGTGTCCGGGTGAACCCGGGCGTCGGCGCGGGCCACCACGCGAAGGTGTCGACCGGGGCGGAACCGAAGTTCGGGGTACCGTACGACCGCGCCGCGGACCTCTGCCGGAAGGCCGCCGACCGGGGGTTCGACCTCGTCGGGGTCCACGCGCACGCCGGGTCCGGTATCTCCGGCGAGGACCTCTCCGCGCACCGGGAACTGGTCGCCCGGATGGGGGAGTTGACCCGCGAGATAGCCGACCTCGACCCCGAGTTCGTCGCCGTCGGTGGCGGGTTCGGTGTCCCGTACCGCGAGTCAGAGGAACCGCTGGACCTCACTCGGGTCGCGGCGGCCACCCGGGAGGCCATCGGCGAGACGGACGCCCGCCTCGCCATCGAACCGGGACGCTACTTCGTCGCCGACGCGGGTGTCCTGCTCACGACGGTGAATACGGTGAAGCCGACGCCCGAGACGACCGTCGTCGGCATCGACGCCGGGATGACCACCCTGCTCCGCCCGGCGATGTACGACGCGTACCACGCGGTGCGGTCGCTGGAACCCGACCTGCCTCGGAAGGACCCCGTCTCCTGCGAGCTATCGGGGCCGGTCTGTGAGACGGCGGACGTGCTCGGACGCGACCGGACGCTCCCGGACCCGACACGCGGCGACCTGCTTGCCATCGGCAACGCCGGTGCGTACGGCTACGAGATGGCGAGCACGTACAACTCCCGGCCGCGACCCGCCGTAGTATCTCTTGACGGGACCCTCGTGTCTTTATCCGTGGAGCGTGAACGGCTGTCCAACCTGACTGCGCTCGAGCGCTCGGCGGGCGACTCCGA
- a CDS encoding 2,3,4,5-tetrahydropyridine-2,6-dicarboxylate N-succinyltransferase, producing MTLQSDIEDLWNRYDDGLTAADATADDYDTLEAFLTALEAGEVRAAEKRDGSWEANAWVKQGILLNFGLRDIETHTYGGVDYHDVLPLRDTSDLPGRGSRNTPDGTVIRRGAYVGGDAIMMSPAFVNVGAYVGDGTLVDSCDTVGSCAQIGEDVKLGANTLIGGVLEPVEGAPVVVEDGVSLGAGCRVTSGFVVGENSVVGENTLLTPRIPVYDLVEEEVVYGHLPPERRAFVRYVESSVSDHELFEGGAYKPAVVATDIEETTLEATEREDALRSN from the coding sequence ATGACACTGCAATCCGACATCGAGGACCTGTGGAACCGCTACGACGACGGGCTGACGGCGGCCGACGCGACGGCCGACGACTACGACACGCTGGAGGCGTTCCTGACCGCGCTCGAGGCCGGCGAGGTCCGGGCGGCCGAGAAGCGCGACGGGTCGTGGGAGGCCAACGCGTGGGTCAAGCAGGGCATCCTGCTCAACTTCGGCCTGCGCGACATCGAGACGCACACCTACGGCGGCGTCGACTACCACGACGTCCTGCCGCTTCGCGACACGAGCGACCTGCCCGGGCGCGGCAGTCGCAACACGCCCGACGGCACGGTCATCCGCCGGGGCGCGTACGTCGGCGGCGACGCCATCATGATGTCGCCCGCGTTCGTCAACGTCGGTGCCTACGTCGGCGACGGCACGCTCGTCGACTCGTGTGACACCGTCGGCTCCTGTGCACAGATCGGTGAGGACGTGAAGCTCGGCGCGAACACGCTCATCGGTGGCGTCCTGGAGCCGGTCGAGGGCGCGCCCGTCGTCGTCGAGGACGGCGTCTCGCTCGGCGCCGGCTGTCGCGTCACCTCGGGGTTCGTCGTCGGCGAGAACTCGGTCGTCGGCGAGAACACGCTGCTCACCCCGCGGATCCCGGTGTACGACCTCGTGGAGGAGGAGGTCGTCTACGGCCACCTGCCGCCCGAGCGCCGCGCGTTCGTCCGCTACGTGGAGTCGAGCGTCAGCGACCACGAGCTGTTCGAGGGGGGCGCGTATAAGCCCGCCGTCGTCGCCACGGACATCGAGGAGACGACGCTCGAAGCCACCGAGCGCGAGGACGCGCTGCGCTCGAACTGA
- the dapB gene encoding 4-hydroxy-tetrahydrodipicolinate reductase — MPGAELGPDRVVVTGATGRMGEELLAACEERGHDVLAVSESDDDAISGADLADHLEPGDVLVDFTLPEASLGYVETAADAGVPVVIGTTGYDGAGEASIEEAAEQVPVLRASNFARGIQALLGAVREAVAALPGYDVEVTETHHNGKRDAPSGTALSILDGIDDARGDELDRKYGREGVDPREDGEVGVHVRRAGGIKGEHEVLLAGNEEVLTLTHRAESRGVFAAGALDAAEWLAGREAGLYAFEDLI; from the coding sequence ATGCCCGGGGCCGAACTCGGACCGGACCGCGTGGTCGTCACCGGCGCCACCGGCCGGATGGGCGAGGAACTGCTCGCGGCGTGCGAGGAGCGCGGACACGACGTGCTGGCGGTGAGCGAGAGCGACGACGACGCCATCTCCGGTGCGGACCTCGCGGACCACCTCGAACCGGGCGACGTGCTCGTGGACTTCACCCTCCCGGAGGCGAGTCTCGGCTACGTCGAGACGGCCGCCGACGCCGGCGTCCCAGTCGTCATCGGCACGACGGGCTACGACGGGGCCGGCGAGGCGTCCATCGAGGAGGCGGCCGAGCAGGTGCCGGTCCTCCGGGCGTCGAACTTCGCCCGCGGCATCCAGGCCCTGCTCGGTGCGGTCCGCGAGGCCGTCGCCGCCCTGCCGGGCTACGACGTGGAGGTGACCGAGACCCACCACAACGGCAAGCGCGACGCGCCGAGTGGCACCGCGCTCTCCATCCTCGACGGGATAGACGACGCCCGTGGCGACGAACTGGACCGGAAGTACGGCCGCGAGGGGGTCGACCCACGCGAGGACGGCGAGGTGGGCGTCCACGTCCGCCGGGCCGGCGGCATCAAGGGCGAACACGAGGTGCTGCTCGCGGGCAACGAGGAGGTACTGACGCTGACCCACCGGGCCGAGTCGCGTGGCGTCTTCGCCGCGGGGGCGCTCGACGCCGCCGAGTGGCTGGCCGGGCGGGAGGCGGGACTGTACGCGTTCGAGGACCTGATCTGA
- the dapA gene encoding 4-hydroxy-tetrahydrodipicolinate synthase translates to MTHDVFRGTYPAMTTPFHDDEHLSIDFETLRENARRLVEGGVDGVVPVGTTGESATMTHDEHVEVIEATVDALSDYDAPVVAGAGSNNTREALDLAQRAADAGADGLLLISPYYNIPEPEGMEAHFRAIADAVDLPQIIYNVPGRTGRNIAVETAVNLASHENVVGYKAASGDMNRICEVIERTRHENFGVLSGDDAMTLPVMATGGVGTISVAANVEPSRTSVMVNALLNDEMDRARELHYELGELFRALFVRTNPIPVKEACEIRAYHNGRMRSPLNRLGEEDLAYLRGVLADLEAPEAEA, encoded by the coding sequence ATGACACACGACGTATTCCGTGGAACCTACCCGGCGATGACCACGCCGTTCCACGACGACGAACACCTGAGCATCGACTTCGAGACACTCCGCGAGAACGCCCGACGACTGGTCGAGGGGGGCGTCGACGGGGTCGTCCCCGTCGGCACCACCGGCGAGAGCGCGACGATGACCCACGACGAGCACGTCGAGGTCATCGAGGCCACGGTCGACGCGCTCTCGGACTACGACGCCCCCGTCGTGGCGGGCGCGGGGTCGAACAACACCCGCGAGGCGCTCGACCTCGCCCAGCGGGCGGCCGACGCCGGCGCCGACGGCCTGCTCCTCATCTCGCCGTACTACAACATCCCCGAACCCGAGGGGATGGAGGCCCACTTCCGCGCCATCGCGGACGCCGTCGACCTCCCACAGATCATCTACAACGTCCCCGGCCGGACCGGGCGCAACATCGCCGTCGAGACGGCCGTGAACCTCGCCAGCCACGAGAACGTGGTCGGCTACAAGGCCGCCTCGGGCGACATGAACCGCATCTGCGAGGTCATCGAGCGGACCCGCCACGAGAACTTCGGCGTCCTCTCCGGTGACGACGCGATGACCCTGCCAGTGATGGCGACGGGCGGCGTCGGCACCATCTCCGTCGCGGCCAACGTCGAGCCCTCGCGCACCAGCGTGATGGTGAACGCCCTGCTGAACGACGAGATGGACCGCGCTCGCGAACTCCACTACGAACTGGGTGAGCTGTTCCGCGCGCTGTTCGTCAGGACCAACCCCATCCCGGTCAAGGAGGCCTGCGAGATCCGCGCTTACCACAACGGCCGGATGCGCTCGCCGCTGAACCGACTCGGCGAGGAGGACCTCGCGTACCTGCGTGGCGTCCTCGCGGACCTCGAGGCGCCCGAGGCCGAAGCCTGA